In Nocardioides marinus, one DNA window encodes the following:
- a CDS encoding SDR family oxidoreductase, with translation MALLLDLTGKVVLVTGGTRGIGRGITSAFLSSGANVVTCSRSEVEPVPGSSHHVCDVRDPEAVTALVDAVVAEHGSLDVLVNNAGGAPATDAATASPRFHDKILALNLSAPLVLAQAANRVMQEQGTGGAIVNISSISAHRPAPTIAAYGAAKAGLDSLTRSLAMEWGPRVRVNAIDVGLCRTEQTDDHYGDDSRVAAIEATIPLGRMATPTEVGNVAVFLASDLASYVSGARVTCDGGGEPPVFLHI, from the coding sequence ATGGCGCTCTTGCTGGACCTGACCGGGAAGGTCGTCCTCGTCACCGGAGGCACCCGCGGCATCGGCCGGGGGATCACCTCGGCGTTCCTGTCCTCAGGGGCGAACGTGGTCACCTGCTCCCGCTCGGAGGTGGAGCCGGTCCCCGGCAGCTCCCACCACGTCTGCGACGTGCGGGACCCCGAGGCGGTCACTGCCCTCGTGGACGCGGTCGTCGCCGAGCACGGGTCGCTGGACGTCTTGGTCAACAACGCCGGGGGAGCGCCGGCGACCGACGCCGCGACCGCGTCACCGCGCTTCCACGACAAGATCCTCGCCCTCAACCTCAGCGCCCCGCTGGTGCTGGCCCAGGCCGCCAACCGGGTCATGCAGGAGCAGGGGACGGGCGGCGCGATCGTCAACATCTCCTCGATCTCCGCCCACCGTCCGGCGCCCACGATCGCCGCGTACGGCGCGGCCAAGGCCGGTCTGGACTCGCTCACCCGCTCGCTGGCGATGGAGTGGGGGCCGCGGGTGCGGGTCAACGCGATCGACGTCGGCCTGTGCCGCACCGAGCAGACCGACGACCACTACGGCGACGACTCGCGGGTCGCCGCGATCGAGGCCACCATCCCGCTCGGTCGGATGGCGACGCCGACCGAGGTGGGCAACGTGGCCGTCTTCCTGGCCAGCGACCTGGCGTCGTACGTCTCCGGCGCGCGGGTCACCTGCGACGGCGGCGGCGAGCCGCCCGTCTTCCTGCACATCTGA
- a CDS encoding steroid 3-ketoacyl-CoA thiolase encodes MGTPVIIDAVRTPLGKRKGWLAGVHPAQLLGFVQREVLSRAGVDPELVEQVVGGCVTQAGEQSNDMVRRAWLHAGLPQHTAGTAVDAQCGSGQQATHLVADMISAGTISVGIACGVEAMSRIPLGANVPPGMGDPRPDDWTIDMPNQFEAADRIARHRGLTRGDLEAFGLASQQKARVAVDEGRFKREIAAYEAPVLGEDGTPTGETRLVEADQGLRETTLEGLAGLKTVLPDGMHTAGTSSQISDGASAVLLMDSDLAASLGLKPRARIVSHCLVGSDPYFHLDGPVDATRRILDRTGMSISDFDLFEVNEAFASVVLSWAGEHRVDMDRVNVNGGAIALGHPVGSTGTRLITTALHELERRDASTALISMCAGGAMATGTVIERL; translated from the coding sequence ATGGGTACCCCAGTGATCATCGACGCCGTCCGCACCCCCCTCGGCAAGCGCAAGGGCTGGCTGGCCGGCGTGCACCCGGCCCAGCTGCTCGGGTTCGTGCAGCGCGAGGTGCTGTCGCGGGCCGGCGTCGACCCCGAGCTCGTGGAGCAGGTGGTGGGCGGCTGCGTGACCCAGGCCGGCGAGCAGTCCAACGACATGGTCCGGCGGGCCTGGCTGCACGCCGGGCTCCCCCAGCACACCGCCGGCACCGCGGTCGACGCGCAGTGCGGCTCGGGCCAGCAGGCCACCCACCTCGTGGCCGACATGATCTCCGCCGGCACGATCTCCGTCGGCATCGCCTGCGGCGTGGAGGCGATGTCACGCATTCCCCTGGGCGCGAACGTCCCGCCGGGCATGGGTGACCCCCGACCGGACGACTGGACCATCGACATGCCCAACCAGTTCGAGGCGGCCGACCGCATCGCCCGGCATCGCGGCCTGACCCGCGGCGACCTCGAGGCCTTCGGGCTCGCCTCGCAGCAGAAGGCGCGCGTCGCGGTGGACGAGGGTCGCTTCAAGCGCGAGATCGCGGCGTACGAGGCGCCCGTCCTGGGCGAGGACGGCACACCGACCGGGGAGACCCGCCTGGTCGAAGCCGACCAGGGCCTGCGTGAGACGACCCTCGAGGGCCTGGCCGGTCTGAAGACCGTGCTGCCCGACGGCATGCACACCGCCGGCACCTCCTCGCAGATCTCCGACGGCGCCTCGGCGGTGCTTCTCATGGACTCCGACCTGGCCGCCTCGCTCGGGCTCAAGCCCCGGGCCCGGATCGTGAGCCACTGCCTGGTGGGCTCGGACCCCTACTTCCACCTCGACGGGCCGGTCGACGCCACCCGTCGGATCCTGGACCGGACCGGGATGTCGATCTCCGACTTCGACCTGTTCGAGGTCAACGAGGCCTTCGCCTCCGTCGTGCTCTCGTGGGCCGGCGAGCACAGGGTCGACATGGACAGGGTCAACGTCAACGGCGGCGCCATCGCCCTGGGCCACCCGGTCGGCTCCACCGGCACCCGGCTGATCACCACTGCCCTGCACGAGCTCGAGCGTCGCGACGCCTCCACCGCCCTGATCTCCATGTGCGCCGGCGGGGCCATGGCGACGGGCACCGTGATCGAGCGGCTCTGA
- a CDS encoding SDR family oxidoreductase translates to MSSLLAGRVAIVTGAGRGIGRAHALELARHGAAVVVNDYGVSLAGEDTGETPAESVVAEIEAAGGRAVVNTADVADWDQSAAMVQQAVETFGGLDILVNNAGFVRDRMLVNTSEEEWDAVIRVLLKGHFAPLRHAGSYWRDESKAGRQRAARVINTSSGAGLQGSVGQSAYSAAKAGVAGLTLVAAQEMGRYGVTVNAIAPVAKTRMTEGAFDTSEMALPEDNSPIVAWLASEDAGDVTGRMIEIDGSLITLEDGWRHGESRDAGGRWSAADVGPALRSMIAAAPAPEPVYGA, encoded by the coding sequence GTGTCCTCTCTCCTCGCCGGTCGCGTCGCGATCGTCACCGGTGCCGGTCGCGGCATCGGCCGCGCCCACGCCCTCGAGCTCGCCCGGCACGGTGCCGCGGTGGTCGTCAACGACTACGGCGTGTCCCTCGCCGGTGAGGACACCGGTGAGACGCCGGCCGAGTCGGTGGTCGCCGAGATCGAGGCCGCCGGCGGGCGGGCTGTGGTCAACACCGCCGACGTGGCCGACTGGGATCAGTCGGCCGCGATGGTGCAGCAGGCCGTCGAGACCTTCGGGGGGCTGGACATCCTGGTCAACAACGCCGGCTTCGTGCGGGACCGGATGCTGGTCAACACCTCCGAGGAGGAGTGGGACGCGGTCATCCGGGTGCTGCTGAAGGGCCACTTCGCCCCGCTGCGGCACGCCGGCTCCTACTGGCGCGACGAGTCCAAGGCGGGTCGCCAGCGCGCCGCGCGGGTCATCAACACCTCCTCCGGTGCGGGGCTGCAGGGCTCGGTCGGACAGTCGGCGTACTCCGCGGCCAAGGCTGGCGTGGCCGGCCTGACGCTCGTCGCCGCCCAGGAGATGGGTCGCTACGGCGTCACCGTCAACGCGATCGCGCCGGTGGCGAAGACCCGGATGACCGAGGGCGCCTTCGACACCTCCGAGATGGCGCTGCCCGAGGACAACTCCCCGATCGTGGCCTGGCTGGCCTCCGAGGACGCCGGTGACGTGACCGGCCGGATGATCGAGATCGACGGCTCGCTGATCACCCTCGAGGACGGCTGGCGCCACGGGGAGTCCCGCGACGCCGGTGGTCGGTGGTCCGCTGCCGACGTCGGCCCCGCCCTGCGGTCCATGATCGCTGCTGCCCCCGCTCCGGAGCCGGTGTACGGGGCGTGA
- a CDS encoding enoyl-CoA hydratase family protein, with amino-acid sequence MPITSELRDDGIRVVTMEHPPVNALTVQGWFDVAAALDEASADMDTKVVLLRAEGRGFNAGVDIKEMQHTSGFDALIGANKGCYAAFKAVYECSVPVIAAVNGFCVGGGVGLVGNADCIVASDDAYFGVPEVNQGALGAATHMARLVPPHMLRTLYFTARTIKAVDLVQFGSVLETVPREELMDAALRVATDIASKDTRVIRAAKEALNGIDPVDVNKSYRFEQGFTFELNLAGVADELRDEFAGTEKAKGSK; translated from the coding sequence ATGCCCATCACCTCCGAGCTCCGCGACGACGGCATCCGCGTCGTCACGATGGAGCACCCACCCGTCAACGCCCTGACCGTGCAGGGCTGGTTCGACGTCGCCGCCGCGCTCGACGAGGCCAGCGCCGACATGGACACCAAGGTCGTCTTGCTGCGCGCCGAGGGGCGGGGCTTCAACGCCGGGGTCGACATCAAGGAGATGCAGCACACCAGCGGCTTCGACGCGCTGATCGGCGCCAACAAGGGCTGCTACGCCGCGTTCAAGGCCGTCTACGAGTGCTCGGTGCCGGTCATCGCGGCGGTCAACGGCTTCTGCGTCGGCGGCGGGGTCGGCCTGGTCGGCAACGCCGACTGCATCGTGGCCAGCGACGACGCCTACTTCGGCGTCCCGGAGGTCAACCAGGGCGCGCTGGGCGCCGCCACCCACATGGCCCGTCTGGTCCCGCCGCACATGCTGCGCACGCTGTACTTCACCGCGCGCACGATCAAGGCCGTGGACCTCGTGCAGTTCGGCTCGGTCCTGGAGACGGTGCCGCGCGAGGAGCTGATGGACGCCGCGCTGCGGGTCGCGACCGACATCGCGAGCAAGGACACCCGGGTCATCCGCGCCGCCAAGGAGGCGCTCAACGGCATCGACCCGGTCGACGTGAACAAGAGCTACCGCTTCGAGCAGGGGTTCACCTTCGAGCTGAACCTCGCCGGAGTGGCCGACGAGCTGCGCGACGAGTTCGCGGGCACCGAGAAGGCGAAGGGGAGCAAGTGA
- a CDS encoding CoA-transferase subunit beta, translating to MSTSTDLTTADVCAAAIADAFKDDGEIFASPMGMLPMLGVRLAKLTSNPDLVISDGEALFLAGVPPLFAKADKVEGWIPFRRVFDVVAYGKRHVMMGATQIDRQGNQNISAIGDFAQPKRQLLGSRGAPGNTVNNRTSYWVPRHSPRVFVEAVDIVSGVGPSRAAAAGPAASRFNDIHRIVSNLGVLDVNGPERTLRLLSVHPGVTVDEVRAASGCEIHVDGADSDVPETRLPTTEEQLIIREVLDPKGLRFKEVPRPEAAT from the coding sequence ATGAGCACCAGCACCGACCTCACGACCGCCGACGTCTGCGCGGCGGCGATCGCCGATGCCTTCAAGGACGACGGGGAGATCTTCGCCAGCCCGATGGGCATGCTGCCAATGCTGGGCGTCCGGCTGGCCAAGCTGACCTCCAACCCCGACCTGGTGATCTCCGACGGCGAGGCGCTGTTCCTCGCCGGGGTGCCGCCGCTGTTCGCCAAGGCCGACAAGGTCGAGGGCTGGATCCCGTTCCGTCGGGTCTTCGACGTCGTGGCCTACGGCAAGCGGCACGTGATGATGGGCGCGACCCAGATCGACCGCCAGGGCAACCAGAACATCTCCGCGATCGGCGACTTCGCCCAGCCCAAGCGCCAGCTCCTCGGCTCGCGCGGCGCCCCGGGCAACACGGTCAACAACCGCACGTCGTACTGGGTCCCCAGGCACTCCCCCCGCGTGTTCGTGGAGGCCGTCGACATCGTCTCGGGCGTCGGCCCGTCGCGTGCCGCGGCCGCCGGGCCCGCGGCCAGCCGCTTCAACGACATCCACCGGATCGTCTCCAACCTGGGCGTCCTCGACGTCAACGGCCCCGAGCGCACGTTGCGGCTGCTCTCGGTGCACCCGGGCGTCACCGTCGACGAGGTCCGCGCGGCCAGCGGCTGCGAGATCCACGTGGACGGCGCGGACAGCGACGTACCCGAGACGCGGCTGCCCACCACCGAGGAGCAGCTGATCATCCGCGAGGTGCTCGACCCCAAGGGTCTGCGCTTCAAGGAGGTCCCCCGACCGGAGGCGGCCACGTGA
- a CDS encoding cytochrome P450: MTIADTPLAAFDPTDPDVLAERVPHEEMLAMRRTAPVSFVAQDEDARAGFPDHQGYWALSKHADVAAVSKNQTDFSTQANGVIMRFAPGMTKEEREQSGFLLINHDAPDHTKLRQIVSRAFTPRAINALHDDLKARAQKIFADAVESGSGDFVEQVAAELPLQAIADLLGVPQEDRGKLFEWSNQMMSYDDPTVEGDQMVAFMEILAYSMALADERRKNPQDDIVTKLVTADVDGRGLTDDEFGFFMILLAVAGNETTRNAITWGMHAFATNPDQWDTFVAQRPATATDEIIRWATPVTAFQRTALRDVEVGGVTIPAGERVGLLYASANFDEDVFEDPFTFDVLREHNPHQAFGGHGAHYCIGANLARMEVDLIFNAIADSGVRVELLGEPDRLRSGWLNGVKSLPVAYHR, encoded by the coding sequence GTGACGATCGCCGACACCCCGCTCGCCGCCTTCGACCCGACCGACCCGGACGTGCTCGCCGAGCGCGTGCCGCACGAGGAGATGCTGGCGATGCGCCGCACCGCCCCGGTGTCCTTCGTGGCGCAGGACGAGGACGCGCGCGCCGGGTTCCCCGACCACCAGGGGTACTGGGCGCTGAGCAAGCACGCGGACGTCGCGGCGGTGTCGAAGAACCAGACCGACTTCTCCACCCAGGCCAACGGCGTGATCATGCGGTTCGCGCCCGGGATGACCAAGGAGGAGCGGGAGCAGTCCGGCTTCCTGCTGATCAACCACGACGCGCCCGACCACACCAAGCTGCGCCAGATCGTCTCCCGTGCGTTCACCCCGCGCGCGATCAACGCGCTGCACGACGACCTGAAGGCTCGGGCGCAGAAGATCTTCGCCGACGCGGTGGAGTCCGGCAGCGGCGACTTCGTCGAGCAGGTGGCCGCCGAGCTGCCGCTCCAGGCGATCGCCGACCTGCTCGGGGTGCCGCAGGAGGACCGCGGCAAGCTCTTCGAGTGGTCGAACCAGATGATGTCCTACGACGACCCGACGGTCGAGGGCGACCAGATGGTCGCCTTCATGGAGATCCTGGCCTACTCGATGGCGCTGGCCGACGAGCGCCGCAAGAACCCGCAGGACGACATCGTCACCAAGCTGGTGACCGCGGACGTCGACGGTCGGGGGCTCACCGACGACGAGTTCGGCTTCTTCATGATCCTGCTGGCCGTGGCCGGCAACGAGACCACGCGCAACGCGATCACCTGGGGCATGCACGCCTTCGCCACGAACCCCGACCAGTGGGACACATTCGTCGCCCAGCGCCCGGCCACCGCCACCGACGAGATCATCCGGTGGGCCACGCCGGTGACGGCCTTCCAGCGCACCGCTCTGCGTGACGTCGAGGTCGGAGGGGTGACGATCCCGGCCGGGGAGCGGGTGGGGCTGCTCTACGCCAGCGCCAACTTCGACGAGGACGTGTTCGAGGACCCCTTCACCTTCGACGTGTTGCGTGAGCACAACCCCCACCAGGCATTCGGCGGCCACGGTGCGCACTACTGCATCGGCGCCAACCTCGCCCGCATGGAGGTCGACCTCATCTTCAACGCCATCGCCGACAGCGGCGTGCGCGTCGAGCTTCTCGGCGAGCCCGACCGGCTGCGCAGCGGCTGGCTCAACGGCGTCAAGAGCCTGCCTGTCGCCTACCACCGCTGA
- a CDS encoding type IV toxin-antitoxin system AbiEi family antitoxin domain-containing protein codes for MLEHLASPLGVLLRRDMVAAGLDDRAILHRKRAGQIVPLRHGAYALATAWQAADGRTRHLMLSEAVLELFRDDVALSHVSAAIAYGAPDWQVPLGEAHLTSLHRIGERNRARVRHHRGELGVLDVTRSEGHWITTPTRTALDTASILTRDAAACVLDWFIEQGTTSLPELRATLDARDAWRDHLDLTYKLSLAAAGSQSVGETRSRLLFGDHGLPSPVLQLEIHEPGGRLVGIVDFAWPEHRLIVEFDGREKYHRHRRPGETIEQMVLREKAREDRIRELTGWTVVRITWADLVRPDLLVARLRRFMARAA; via the coding sequence ATGCTCGAGCACCTGGCCAGCCCCCTCGGCGTCCTGCTGCGCCGCGACATGGTCGCGGCCGGCCTGGACGACCGCGCCATCCTGCATCGCAAGCGCGCGGGACAGATCGTCCCCCTTCGACACGGCGCGTACGCGCTGGCGACGGCATGGCAGGCCGCCGACGGACGTACGCGCCATCTCATGCTGTCCGAGGCAGTGCTCGAGCTCTTCCGGGACGACGTCGCGCTGTCACACGTCAGCGCCGCCATCGCGTACGGCGCTCCCGACTGGCAGGTCCCCCTCGGCGAGGCCCATCTCACCTCGCTCCACCGCATCGGGGAGCGCAACCGCGCCCGGGTCAGACACCATCGTGGGGAGCTGGGTGTCCTCGACGTGACCCGGTCGGAGGGCCACTGGATCACCACGCCGACGCGCACGGCCCTCGACACTGCGTCGATCCTGACGAGGGACGCCGCCGCCTGCGTCCTCGACTGGTTCATCGAGCAGGGGACGACCAGCCTGCCTGAGCTTCGCGCGACCCTCGACGCACGCGACGCCTGGCGGGACCACCTCGACCTGACCTACAAGCTGTCGCTCGCCGCCGCTGGCTCGCAGAGCGTGGGCGAGACCCGCAGCCGGTTGTTGTTCGGCGACCACGGTCTGCCCTCACCCGTCCTCCAGCTCGAGATCCACGAGCCTGGCGGCCGCCTCGTGGGGATCGTGGACTTCGCCTGGCCCGAGCACCGACTGATCGTCGAGTTCGACGGCCGGGAGAAGTACCACCGGCATCGACGCCCCGGGGAGACCATCGAGCAGATGGTGCTGCGCGAGAAGGCGCGTGAGGACCGGATCCGCGAGCTGACAGGGTGGACCGTCGTACGCATCACCTGGGCCGACCTGGTGCGGCCGGACCTGCTCGTGGCCCGACTGCGCCGGTTCATGGCGAGGGCAGCTTGA
- a CDS encoding CoA transferase subunit A — translation MKGPRDKRMSIDEVVDTLEDGMTIGIGGWGPRRKPMALVRAIYRSGLKDLTLVSWGGADVGLLTRAGKVRKLVYAFVSLDSVPLEPNFQKARQEGTVPEVVELDEGMFNTGLQAAAQRLPFLPMRAGLGSDVLVNNPWIKTVQSPYDEGFGHEELVAVPALRLDVALVHMNRADQHGNATYLGPDPYFDDLFCMAADRAYVSCEQVVDTAGLSHDTPVQRLLLNRMMVSGVVETPNGAHFTTCTPDYERDEKFQRAYAAAAGGSEEDWQAFHDRFLAGDEAAYQAAVTAFRNEQEQQA, via the coding sequence GTGAAGGGCCCACGCGACAAGCGGATGTCGATCGACGAGGTCGTCGACACCCTCGAGGACGGCATGACCATCGGCATCGGCGGGTGGGGGCCCCGGCGCAAGCCGATGGCCCTGGTCCGCGCGATCTACCGCTCGGGGCTCAAGGACCTCACCCTGGTCAGCTGGGGCGGCGCCGACGTCGGCCTGCTGACCCGCGCCGGCAAGGTGCGCAAGCTGGTCTACGCCTTCGTCTCCCTCGACAGCGTGCCCCTGGAGCCGAACTTCCAGAAGGCGCGCCAGGAGGGCACGGTCCCCGAGGTCGTCGAGCTCGACGAGGGCATGTTCAACACCGGGCTCCAGGCCGCCGCGCAGCGCCTGCCGTTCCTGCCGATGCGCGCCGGCCTGGGCAGCGACGTCCTGGTGAACAACCCCTGGATCAAGACCGTGCAGAGCCCGTACGACGAGGGGTTCGGTCACGAGGAGCTCGTCGCCGTGCCCGCGCTGCGCCTCGACGTGGCGCTGGTCCACATGAACCGCGCCGACCAGCACGGCAACGCGACGTACCTCGGCCCCGACCCGTACTTCGACGACCTGTTCTGCATGGCGGCCGACCGTGCCTACGTCAGCTGCGAGCAGGTCGTCGACACCGCCGGCCTCAGCCACGACACCCCGGTCCAGCGGCTGCTGCTCAACCGGATGATGGTCAGCGGCGTCGTCGAGACGCCGAACGGCGCGCACTTCACGACCTGCACCCCCGACTACGAGCGCGACGAGAAGTTCCAGCGCGCGTACGCCGCTGCCGCCGGCGGGTCCGAGGAGGACTGGCAGGCGTTCCACGACCGGTTCCTGGCCGGTGACGAGGCGGCCTACCAGGCGGCCGTGACGGCCTTCCGCAACGAGCAGGAGCAGCAGGCATGA
- a CDS encoding CehA/McbA family metallohydrolase, translating into MCTDGHHHSHADGGEPRPLRVPTGPMSRRTFAQAGGGLLLAAGGVGAVTGTALSSNAAPGRGASRTSRITRGTHLLHADLHNHTLLSDGDGDPALAFDSMRAAGLDVAALTDHATLSDNVLGEVLAGLLPQEYKGLAGIHQGDWAQTKAYADAANTDGAFTAIRGFEWSEPLLGHVNVWFTEHYVDVLQAGLMQPLLDWLAREPGLVLDGGADGLAGFNHPGREPGRFQEFHYDGRMRDRIVSLEMFNRGDDYLFEGWADGKSSPLCACLNAGWRTGIAGVTDEHGTDWGFPEGKGRTGLWVTHHTRGGVKRAMKRRRFFATRTSGLRLDAVATPRRGRPVRMGGTLPMRKGPVRIRLDLARDRSWRGRRLHAQVLRPGPEVPEVVAVEEFTVGPVLDLRVKVDVEDGDWMLVRISDPDEPNATPGPDGHPCNDLGVAYTSPWWLEPQAG; encoded by the coding sequence ATGTGCACCGACGGACACCACCACTCCCACGCTGACGGCGGCGAGCCCCGGCCGCTGCGGGTCCCGACGGGCCCGATGAGCCGGCGTACCTTCGCACAGGCCGGCGGCGGGCTGCTGCTGGCCGCCGGAGGGGTCGGCGCCGTCACCGGCACGGCGCTCTCGAGCAACGCCGCCCCCGGACGCGGCGCGTCGCGCACGAGCCGGATCACCCGTGGAACGCACCTGCTCCACGCCGACCTGCACAACCACACGCTGCTCTCGGACGGCGACGGGGACCCCGCCCTGGCCTTCGACTCCATGCGCGCCGCCGGCCTGGACGTGGCGGCGCTCACCGACCACGCCACCCTCAGCGACAACGTCCTGGGCGAGGTCCTCGCCGGGCTGCTCCCCCAGGAGTACAAGGGCCTGGCAGGCATCCACCAGGGCGACTGGGCGCAGACCAAGGCGTACGCCGACGCGGCGAACACCGACGGCGCCTTCACCGCCATCCGGGGCTTCGAGTGGTCCGAGCCGCTGCTGGGCCACGTCAACGTGTGGTTCACCGAGCACTACGTCGACGTCCTCCAGGCCGGCCTCATGCAGCCGTTGCTGGACTGGCTGGCCAGGGAGCCGGGCCTGGTCCTGGACGGCGGTGCGGACGGGCTCGCCGGCTTCAACCACCCGGGGCGTGAGCCGGGACGGTTCCAGGAGTTCCACTACGACGGGCGGATGCGCGACCGGATCGTCAGCCTGGAGATGTTCAACCGGGGTGACGACTACCTCTTCGAGGGCTGGGCCGACGGGAAGTCCAGCCCGCTGTGCGCCTGCCTCAACGCCGGCTGGCGCACCGGCATCGCCGGCGTCACCGACGAGCACGGCACGGACTGGGGCTTCCCCGAGGGCAAGGGCCGCACCGGCCTGTGGGTCACCCACCACACCCGCGGTGGGGTCAAGCGCGCGATGAAGCGCCGCCGGTTCTTCGCCACGCGTACGTCGGGGCTGCGACTCGACGCCGTCGCGACCCCGCGCCGGGGCAGGCCGGTCCGGATGGGCGGCACGCTCCCGATGCGCAAGGGCCCGGTCAGGATCCGCCTCGACCTCGCCCGCGACCGGTCCTGGCGCGGCCGCCGGCTGCACGCCCAGGTGCTGCGACCCGGACCGGAGGTCCCCGAGGTGGTGGCCGTCGAGGAGTTCACCGTCGGGCCGGTGCTGGACCTGCGTGTGAAGGTCGACGTCGAGGACGGCGACTGGATGCTGGTGCGGATCTCCGACCCCGACGAGCCCAACGCCACCCCCGGCCCCGACGGTCACCCGTGCAACGACCTCGGCGTGGCCTACACGAGCCCGTGGTGGCTGGAGCCGCAGGCAGGCTGA
- a CDS encoding nitronate monooxygenase, whose protein sequence is MIEQRIRTPFTDLVGVRHPVVQTGMGWVSGARLVSGTANAGGLGILASATMSYEELEEAIVEVKGRTDAPFGVNLRADAGDAPQRVELLIEHGVKVASFALQPKPELVSRLKDHGVVVMPSIGAAKHAIKVAGWGADAVMVQGGEGGGHTGPVPTTLLLPSVLDALTSVDSDIPVVAAGGFFDGRGLAAALSYGAAAVGMGTRFLLTQDSAVPDAVKQLYLERGLTDTVVTAKVDGMPHRMLRTGLVEEVEETSRLRRLGPTAKRTLEFKKDSGMSWLGLAKDGRAMKKASGRTLGQMALAANTPTMLKAGLVEGDTSAGVLASGQVVGMIDDLPTCEELIDRVVTGAAQELGRAASYVV, encoded by the coding sequence GTGATCGAGCAGCGCATCCGTACGCCGTTCACCGACCTCGTCGGCGTCCGGCACCCCGTCGTCCAGACCGGCATGGGCTGGGTCTCCGGTGCCCGGCTGGTCTCCGGCACCGCCAACGCCGGCGGGCTGGGCATCCTGGCCAGCGCGACGATGTCCTACGAGGAGCTCGAGGAGGCGATCGTCGAGGTCAAGGGCCGCACCGACGCCCCCTTCGGGGTCAACCTCCGCGCCGACGCCGGTGACGCCCCGCAGCGCGTGGAGCTGCTCATCGAGCACGGTGTGAAGGTCGCCTCCTTCGCGCTCCAGCCCAAGCCCGAGCTGGTCTCGCGGCTCAAGGACCACGGCGTCGTCGTCATGCCCTCGATCGGTGCGGCCAAGCACGCGATCAAGGTCGCCGGCTGGGGTGCGGACGCGGTGATGGTGCAGGGCGGCGAGGGCGGTGGCCACACCGGCCCGGTCCCCACCACGCTCCTGCTCCCGTCCGTCCTGGACGCGCTCACCAGCGTGGACAGCGACATCCCGGTCGTCGCTGCGGGGGGCTTCTTCGACGGGCGGGGCCTCGCCGCCGCCCTGTCGTACGGCGCCGCCGCGGTCGGCATGGGCACCCGCTTCCTGCTCACCCAGGACTCCGCGGTCCCCGACGCGGTCAAGCAGCTCTACCTCGAGCGCGGTCTCACCGACACGGTCGTCACCGCCAAGGTGGACGGGATGCCGCACCGGATGCTGCGCACCGGCCTGGTCGAGGAGGTCGAGGAGACCTCACGCCTGCGCCGGCTCGGCCCGACGGCCAAGCGGACGCTGGAGTTCAAGAAGGACTCCGGGATGTCGTGGTTGGGGCTGGCCAAGGACGGCCGCGCCATGAAGAAGGCGTCGGGTCGCACGCTCGGCCAGATGGCGCTGGCCGCGAACACGCCCACGATGCTCAAGGCCGGTCTCGTCGAGGGCGACACCTCGGCGGGCGTGCTGGCGTCCGGCCAGGTCGTCGGGATGATCGACGACCTGCCCACCTGCGAGGAGCTGATCGACCGCGTGGTCACCGGTGCCGCCCAGGAGCTGGGCCGGGCGGCGTCGTACGTCGTCTGA